The Geomonas ferrireducens genome includes a window with the following:
- a CDS encoding MoaD/ThiS family protein — translation MSTRANTTVRMFGALHTVRKNRGLPSQAEVAVPEGGVSAASIARDLDLPMEKVEAVFVNHRVHTLDHKVNPGDSVAFIPTGIPF, via the coding sequence ATGTCCACGAGAGCAAACACAACGGTACGTATGTTCGGAGCGCTGCACACGGTGCGCAAAAACAGGGGACTGCCGTCGCAGGCGGAAGTTGCCGTCCCGGAGGGAGGGGTAAGCGCCGCGTCCATCGCGCGCGACCTCGATCTACCGATGGAGAAAGTGGAAGCGGTCTTCGTGAACCACCGTGTCCACACCCTCGACCACAAAGTCAACCCCGGTGACAGTGTGGCCTTCATCCCAACCGGCATCCCGTTCTGA
- a CDS encoding PAS domain S-box protein, with protein MRVYRPTFFAMFFLPVTLVLVAITLFSIWTLATVKQRHDLRVAELAGDLSGIVRAADFDAQMYGIHHQLDTLLEKAQLHKLDEAQLYRSHVEVVDRLSAMHSKLDLIRKSVRGQKLQVTELAQLEADFVRYRSDIIMATDAIAVDPGQAKSYLKLATGEYLAITEHSQKIVGLLADHAVQNGKRFNERLEDFSGKALAASMIFMAAAALSWFFATRRLTRHMTLISTGLDDLAGGKELQHWDAMADLAHSPTQGPIQRMANAVLAFVEAVDQRKRTLEEHRHGEAQLRALTETLEQRIREEQCLYRVSSLTEEVTPPFEEQMRQVAALVPSGLRFPDCAEARLTHGAASFKTAGFAPTPWTLCARLDTDDGDSFELTVAYREERQAADEGPFLVEERRLLENILHRLAEAANRRRAAELVRERDKLIATMFEQSTESILLIDVETLGFVDFNDAAHVGLGYTREEFALLTVPDIEGNFTVDELHALKEELSERDVTVFQTRHRRKDGVLRDVSMTLRLITFKGQSLISSVWRDITEQLVREKELENYRRHLEVMIDISTAELQGANSEQRAIFEAADVGILLVRDRIIGRHNAKVEEIFGYQGKELHGQSTRMLYPDEETFLAMGTRIYERLAGGHTERDEIPLRRKDGTLFWARLSTQPLDKQDLGKGIVILVEDITREREATEELRRAKESAEREAHAKEELLQAMRLQATQLEEQAAEMEMQAVSLAERTAQLEELNLEQRAVFDAATTGIVLVQNRTIMSCNRKLEEIFGYQPEELLNRTTRGWFPDEESFLRFGSDIRDCLARNRIFHREEIPFLRKDGSTFWARISVQCLRENDPSGGVVSIVEDVTERRLARREIIEGREMLRLILDSTAEAIYGTDQDGICTFCNRACVEILGYRDEEELIGRNMHDMIHHRHADGTPIDKHECRIFMGYQNGEGTHADDEVLWRRDGSSFPAEYWSYPQYRDGRVIGAVVTFLDITERKKTQQELVVAKEAAEAASQTKSDFLANMSHEIRTPMNAIIGMSHLVMKTSLTPQQLDYLSKIQASGEHLLGIINDILDFSKIEAGKLTIEEAEFDLERVMGTLATFLGDKVQAKGLELIFDVAPEVPRHLVGDSLRLGQILLNYGSNAVKFTEAGEISVRVGVVERSRNTVLLQFSVTDTGIGLDKQQQGRLFQSFQQGDMSTTRKYGGTGLGLAISRHLARLMGGEVGVESEKGVGSTFWCTVRLGVSLRNEKPRVTPVALYGCRVLVVDDNEHARGVLHAMLQRTGLRSTTAPSGTEALSLLKRGAEEGDPFSIVYLDWQMQGMSGAETARLIRELDLSSHPHLIILTPFGREGDLGLMSAGSDAIILAKPASPSLLLDAAMTVMAQTGGAEKTFPATDAAPLKEQRITGRVLLVEDNEINRQVALELLMDTGLSVDLANNGQEALRKVAQNSYDLVLMDMQMPVMDGLEATARIRTNPAKDRLPIVAMTANALPSDRAACLAAGMNDYITKPFDPALFRATVLKWVGLSEGERSSKASRAQGATLLPDAVSGIDLQLGLKRIGGEERAYLSLLEKFRTSQRHTDRQLREALGRGDRETAARIVHTMKSVAGNIGAEALQTSAVELEQALQTRGMDLEPELGRFSQLLAGLLHELRKKLPSTPVQDLPPAAPGVLEEVCREFARLLADDDAAATEHFTAHALLLRSAFPQQFARIEGAIRTYDFETALAALAEAQGEQEGDA; from the coding sequence GTGCGTGTCTACCGACCCACCTTTTTCGCCATGTTCTTCCTGCCGGTGACCCTGGTCCTGGTCGCCATCACCCTGTTTTCCATCTGGACCCTCGCCACCGTGAAGCAACGGCACGACCTGCGGGTGGCCGAGCTCGCCGGAGACCTGAGCGGCATCGTCCGGGCCGCGGACTTCGACGCCCAGATGTACGGCATCCACCACCAGCTCGACACGCTGCTCGAGAAGGCGCAGCTCCATAAACTGGACGAGGCGCAGCTGTACCGAAGCCACGTCGAGGTGGTGGACCGGCTCTCGGCGATGCACAGCAAACTCGACCTGATCCGGAAAAGCGTACGGGGACAAAAGCTGCAGGTGACCGAGCTCGCGCAACTGGAAGCGGACTTCGTCCGCTACCGCAGCGACATCATCATGGCCACCGACGCCATCGCGGTCGACCCGGGGCAGGCGAAAAGTTACCTGAAGCTCGCCACCGGTGAATACCTTGCCATCACCGAACACTCGCAAAAGATCGTCGGACTGCTCGCCGACCACGCCGTGCAAAACGGCAAACGCTTCAACGAGCGGCTGGAGGATTTCTCGGGGAAGGCGCTCGCTGCGAGCATGATCTTCATGGCTGCCGCCGCCCTCTCCTGGTTTTTCGCCACCCGGCGCCTCACCCGCCACATGACCCTCATCTCCACCGGCCTCGATGACCTCGCCGGCGGCAAGGAGTTGCAGCACTGGGACGCGATGGCGGATCTTGCGCATTCCCCGACCCAGGGCCCCATCCAGAGGATGGCGAACGCGGTGCTTGCCTTCGTGGAGGCGGTGGACCAGCGCAAACGGACCCTGGAGGAGCACCGCCACGGCGAGGCACAGTTGCGAGCACTGACCGAGACCCTGGAACAGCGCATAAGGGAAGAACAGTGCCTGTACCGCGTCTCGTCGCTGACCGAAGAAGTCACCCCCCCCTTCGAGGAGCAGATGCGGCAGGTGGCGGCCCTCGTGCCGTCGGGGCTGCGCTTTCCCGACTGCGCCGAAGCCCGTCTCACTCACGGCGCCGCCTCTTTCAAAACGGCCGGGTTTGCACCGACCCCCTGGACGCTTTGCGCGAGGCTCGACACCGACGACGGCGACAGCTTCGAGCTCACCGTCGCCTACCGCGAGGAACGCCAGGCGGCGGACGAGGGGCCCTTCCTCGTCGAAGAGCGCCGGCTGCTGGAAAACATCCTGCACCGCTTAGCCGAGGCCGCCAACCGGCGCCGCGCCGCGGAACTGGTCCGCGAGCGCGACAAGCTCATCGCCACCATGTTCGAGCAGAGCACCGAGAGCATCCTGCTCATCGACGTCGAGACGCTCGGCTTCGTCGACTTCAACGACGCCGCGCACGTGGGGCTTGGCTACACCCGCGAGGAGTTCGCCCTCCTCACCGTTCCCGATATCGAGGGGAACTTCACCGTCGACGAACTCCACGCGCTGAAGGAGGAGCTTTCCGAGCGCGACGTCACCGTCTTCCAGACGCGGCACCGCCGCAAGGACGGCGTGCTGCGCGACGTCTCCATGACGCTCAGGCTCATCACCTTCAAGGGGCAGTCCCTCATCTCGTCGGTGTGGCGGGACATCACCGAGCAGCTCGTGCGCGAGAAGGAGTTGGAAAACTACCGGCGCCACCTGGAGGTGATGATCGACATAAGCACGGCCGAGCTCCAGGGGGCGAACAGCGAACAGCGCGCCATCTTCGAAGCCGCCGACGTCGGGATCCTTCTGGTGCGCGACCGGATCATCGGCCGCCACAACGCGAAGGTGGAGGAGATCTTCGGCTATCAGGGAAAAGAGTTGCATGGACAGTCCACGAGGATGCTCTACCCGGACGAGGAAACCTTCCTCGCCATGGGGACCAGGATCTACGAGAGGCTGGCCGGAGGGCACACCGAACGGGACGAGATCCCGCTCAGGCGCAAGGACGGCACGTTGTTCTGGGCGCGGCTCTCCACGCAGCCCCTGGACAAGCAGGATCTGGGCAAGGGGATCGTCATCCTCGTCGAGGACATAACGCGGGAACGGGAGGCGACCGAGGAACTCAGGCGGGCGAAGGAGAGCGCCGAGCGGGAGGCCCACGCGAAAGAGGAGCTCTTGCAGGCGATGCGGCTGCAGGCCACGCAACTCGAGGAGCAGGCGGCCGAGATGGAGATGCAGGCCGTCAGCCTCGCGGAGCGAACGGCACAACTTGAGGAACTGAACCTGGAACAGCGGGCGGTCTTCGACGCGGCAACGACCGGCATCGTCCTGGTGCAAAACCGCACCATCATGAGCTGCAATCGCAAACTAGAGGAGATCTTCGGGTATCAGCCTGAAGAGCTTCTGAACCGGACCACCCGCGGCTGGTTCCCCGACGAAGAGTCCTTTCTCCGTTTCGGAAGCGACATCAGGGACTGCCTCGCGCGCAACCGGATCTTCCACCGCGAGGAGATCCCCTTCCTGCGCAAGGACGGCAGCACCTTCTGGGCGCGGATCTCCGTGCAGTGCCTCAGGGAGAACGACCCCTCCGGGGGCGTGGTCTCCATCGTCGAGGACGTCACTGAGCGCCGCCTGGCACGCCGGGAGATCATCGAGGGGCGCGAGATGCTCCGCCTCATCCTCGACTCCACCGCGGAGGCGATCTACGGCACCGATCAGGACGGGATCTGCACCTTCTGCAACCGCGCCTGTGTCGAGATCCTGGGCTACCGCGACGAGGAGGAACTGATCGGCCGCAACATGCACGACATGATCCACCACCGGCACGCGGACGGCACCCCCATCGACAAGCACGAGTGCCGCATCTTCATGGGGTACCAAAACGGGGAAGGCACCCACGCCGACGACGAGGTCCTCTGGCGCAGGGACGGCAGCTCCTTCCCGGCGGAATACTGGTCCTACCCGCAGTACCGCGACGGCAGGGTCATTGGGGCGGTGGTCACCTTCCTCGACATCACCGAGCGAAAAAAGACGCAGCAGGAACTCGTCGTCGCAAAAGAGGCAGCCGAGGCGGCGAGCCAGACGAAGTCGGACTTCCTCGCCAACATGAGCCACGAGATCAGGACGCCGATGAACGCCATCATCGGCATGTCGCACCTCGTGATGAAGACGAGCCTCACCCCCCAGCAGCTCGATTACCTCTCCAAGATCCAGGCTTCCGGTGAGCACCTGCTCGGCATCATCAACGACATCCTCGACTTCTCCAAGATCGAGGCGGGCAAACTCACCATCGAGGAGGCGGAATTCGACCTGGAGCGTGTGATGGGAACCCTGGCGACCTTCCTCGGAGACAAGGTCCAGGCAAAGGGGCTGGAGCTCATCTTCGACGTTGCCCCGGAAGTCCCCCGCCACCTGGTCGGCGACTCGCTGCGCCTGGGGCAGATCCTGCTCAACTACGGCTCCAATGCGGTCAAGTTCACCGAGGCCGGCGAGATCAGCGTGCGGGTAGGCGTAGTGGAGCGCTCGCGGAACACGGTACTTTTGCAGTTCTCGGTCACCGACACCGGCATCGGCCTCGACAAACAGCAGCAAGGGAGGCTTTTCCAGAGTTTCCAGCAGGGGGACATGTCGACCACCCGGAAATACGGCGGCACCGGTCTGGGGCTCGCCATTTCCAGGCACCTGGCGCGGCTCATGGGAGGAGAGGTAGGCGTCGAGAGCGAGAAAGGGGTGGGGAGCACCTTCTGGTGCACCGTCCGACTCGGGGTGAGCCTAAGAAACGAGAAGCCGCGGGTGACACCCGTCGCGCTGTACGGTTGCCGGGTCCTCGTCGTCGACGACAACGAGCACGCCCGTGGCGTGCTGCACGCGATGCTGCAAAGGACCGGCCTGCGCTCGACCACCGCCCCGTCGGGGACGGAAGCCTTGAGCCTCTTGAAGCGCGGCGCCGAGGAGGGAGACCCCTTCAGCATCGTCTACCTCGACTGGCAGATGCAAGGGATGAGCGGCGCCGAAACGGCACGCCTCATCAGGGAGCTCGACCTGTCCAGCCATCCGCACCTCATCATCCTGACCCCGTTCGGGCGCGAAGGTGACCTGGGCCTCATGTCGGCCGGGTCCGACGCGATTATTCTCGCCAAACCGGCATCCCCTTCCCTGCTCCTTGACGCGGCGATGACGGTGATGGCGCAAACGGGGGGCGCCGAGAAGACCTTCCCCGCGACGGATGCGGCTCCCCTTAAGGAGCAGCGCATCACCGGCCGGGTGCTGCTCGTCGAGGACAACGAGATCAACCGGCAGGTGGCGCTGGAACTCCTCATGGACACGGGGCTGTCGGTGGATCTCGCGAACAACGGCCAGGAGGCGCTCAGGAAGGTAGCTCAGAACAGCTACGATCTGGTCCTCATGGACATGCAGATGCCGGTGATGGACGGGCTGGAAGCAACCGCCCGGATACGCACGAACCCCGCCAAAGACCGGCTTCCCATCGTGGCGATGACGGCCAACGCGCTCCCGAGCGACCGCGCCGCCTGCCTTGCCGCCGGGATGAACGACTACATCACCAAACCCTTCGATCCCGCCCTCTTCCGGGCTACCGTGCTCAAGTGGGTCGGGCTTTCCGAAGGGGAGCGCAGCAGCAAGGCCTCCCGCGCGCAAGGTGCCACCCTGCTCCCCGACGCCGTCAGCGGCATCGATCTCCAACTGGGATTGAAACGCATCGGCGGCGAAGAGCGCGCGTACCTGTCGCTGCTCGAGAAGTTCCGCACGAGCCAGCGCCACACCGACCGGCAGTTGCGCGAAGCGCTGGGCAGGGGGGACCGGGAAACCGCCGCGCGGATCGTGCACACGATGAAGAGCGTGGCGGGGAACATAGGCGCCGAGGCGCTCCAGACAAGCGCGGTGGAACTGGAGCAGGCGCTGCAGACGCGCGGGATGGACCTCGAGCCGGAGCTTGGACGGTTCTCGCAGCTGCTCGCGGGCCTGCTGCACGAGTTGCGGAAAAAACTCCCCTCCACCCCGGTTCAGGACCTCCCGCCGGCGGCGCCAGGGGTCTTGGAGGAGGTCTGCCGGGAGTTCGCGAGGCTTCTCGCTGACGACGACGCCGCCGCAACGGAACACTTCACCGCGCACGCGCTGCTGTTGCGCAGTGCCTTCCCGCAGCAGTTCGCCCGCATCGAGGGGGCGATAAGGACCTACGACTTCGAGACGGCGCTTGCCGCCCTGGCCGAGGCGCAGGGCGAACAGGAGGGTGACGCATGA
- a CDS encoding response regulator, protein MKEEAMAETTLMRPTVLVVDDTPDNISIMCDLLKGLYHVKVAPSGEKALRIARSGAPLDLILLDIMMPDMDGYQVCRELKASSETRDIPVIFLTARRNIDDERRGLELGAVDYITKPISPPTVLARVQTHLNLKAASDFLKDKNLFLEREVERRANDLRAVQEVTIMALASLAETRDNDTGNHLRRTQCYVKALAEKLRNHPRFSRELTDANIALLFKSAPLHDIGKVGIPDRILLKPGPLEPEEFEVMKRHTLIGWGALESAKHSLGTQAEFLRLAEEVTLYHHERWDGNGYPGRLAGDTIPVSARLMAVADFYDALISWRVYRPGLPHKKVVGMISEAKGTHFDPDVVDAFLELQEHFREISLRFADDGEKTPS, encoded by the coding sequence ATGAAAGAGGAAGCCATGGCGGAAACGACGCTCATGCGCCCGACCGTCCTCGTCGTGGACGACACCCCGGACAACATCTCTATCATGTGCGACCTTTTGAAGGGGCTCTACCACGTCAAGGTGGCGCCAAGCGGAGAGAAGGCGCTGCGCATAGCCCGTTCCGGCGCGCCGCTCGACCTGATCCTGCTAGACATCATGATGCCCGACATGGACGGCTACCAGGTCTGCCGCGAACTGAAGGCCTCCTCCGAGACCCGGGACATCCCCGTCATCTTCCTCACCGCCCGCAGGAACATCGACGACGAGCGGCGCGGCCTCGAGCTCGGCGCGGTCGACTACATCACCAAGCCGATCAGCCCCCCCACGGTCCTGGCCCGAGTGCAGACCCACCTGAACCTGAAGGCCGCCAGTGATTTTTTAAAGGACAAGAACCTCTTCCTCGAGCGGGAGGTGGAACGGCGCGCCAATGATCTGCGTGCGGTACAGGAAGTGACCATCATGGCGCTCGCCAGCCTGGCCGAAACGCGCGACAACGACACCGGAAACCACCTGCGCCGCACCCAGTGCTACGTGAAGGCACTGGCGGAGAAGTTGCGGAACCATCCGCGCTTTTCCCGTGAGCTCACCGACGCGAACATCGCGCTCCTTTTCAAGTCGGCGCCGCTGCACGACATCGGCAAGGTCGGCATCCCCGACCGGATCCTGCTCAAACCCGGCCCCCTGGAACCGGAGGAGTTCGAGGTCATGAAGAGGCACACCTTGATCGGCTGGGGGGCGCTCGAATCGGCCAAGCACTCCCTTGGGACCCAGGCGGAGTTTCTGCGCCTGGCCGAAGAGGTAACCCTCTATCACCATGAGCGGTGGGACGGTAACGGCTATCCCGGGCGTCTGGCCGGTGACACCATCCCGGTCTCGGCCCGGCTCATGGCGGTCGCCGATTTCTACGACGCCCTGATCAGTTGGCGCGTCTACCGCCCCGGCCTTCCCCACAAGAAGGTGGTCGGCATGATAAGCGAAGCAAAAGGAACCCACTTCGACCCGGACGTCGTCGACGCCTTCCTGGAACTGCAGGAGCATTTCAGGGAGATCTCACTGCGTTTCGCGGACGACGGAGAGAAGACGCCGTCATAG